GCTGCCATTGTCAAAGACCTGCTGGATCACCAGCCcaaaggagaagggagagatgTTCAGCATGTTCAGCAGGGTGGCTTCGCTGGCACCAACTTTGTCTCCGGTCTTAATGAGCTGCACATCACTctgagaaaagaagaggaagatgaatgAATACGCACTGAGATATTCCAGTAAACCAAAGGTGCATCCCTAGTGACgagaaacagaactgaagtaCCAGAGGAGCACAAAGAAAAGACACTCGTAGTTAAGACCCTGCAGCTCCTGAATTCCTCCATTAGAGCTCAAGCACACAGCTGGGATCTGATGGAGGAGCTGAAACCCACCTCCCGCTCCACCATAAAACTGAACCCAGCCCAGAAGGAAGCAGCCAAACTGCTACTAAGGGACTGCATTATGAATGGAGCCATCAGTCCTTGGTCCTGACCAGAATTTCAATGGTCCCTCTGGAGATCTTGGTGGTGATGCCCAAGGCCTGGAAAAAGGAGGTCTTCTCAGGTCCGAGACCGGTGTTCTGGGCTGGCACAGTCACATCACAGGGAGCAATGGCACCAGCACGGGCGGCTGCCGGCACCtacaggaagaagaaacaagatCAGCTAGAGGAGAACTGACCTCTCAGCTCCCAGGGGAGCATCAGCCCCATCTTGAGGTGCTCCAGCAGGATGGAATCACCTGGGCACCCACAAATGGGGTGGAAATGAACATCAGTGAGTCACCCCCAGCTGCAGGAgcctggctcccagctctgcagggctccaACACACCAGGTAACCCCGACACCTCTGTATTATCTCTAactcagcagctcccagctccgGCACTGCGAGGACCCACCCCGTACCTTGTTGGCCAGCAGCATGTCCCGGATCTCAGTCAGATCCTCCTTGGTGAAGACAAAGCCCACGTTGCCACGGATGTGAGGCAGCAGCCTGGAGGAAAGCAAAGCGCTCAGCCCGGCCTCTCACATACACATCCCAATGCTCACACACACCCTGCTGCTCATTGCAGCGCAGGGCTGGGGTCGGTACGCACTTCTCCAAGGCGGGGTTGTTCTCCAGGTGCCCGCGGATGGCTTTGCGCATCATCGTGTTCTTCCCCATCAGCACCACGGCCTTCCCGCGCAGCGACATGCGGATCTGCTGCATCTGTTTGGAGCCCACGTTGTCTGCTCCCACCACGAAACATTTCGGGTAATCATCCAGCAATTGCTGCGGCACAAACAGACAcagatacagacacacacagacacagacacacacagatacagacacacacagatacagacacacacacacacacacagagtcaGACCCGGGTGTCGCCATGCGCTCACTGCTGGCCCCAACGCGTTCGTTACGGCCTGGCGGCGCTCGGCCCCATCCCGCACGTCCCGTCCCCCTCCCGGCCCgtcccggccc
This sequence is a window from Excalfactoria chinensis isolate bCotChi1 chromosome 16, bCotChi1.hap2, whole genome shotgun sequence. Protein-coding genes within it:
- the RPLP0 gene encoding large ribosomal subunit protein uL10; protein product: MPREDRATWKSNYFMKIIQLLDDYPKCFVVGADNVGSKQMQQIRMSLRGKAVVLMGKNTMMRKAIRGHLENNPALEKLLPHIRGNVGFVFTKEDLTEIRDMLLANKVPAAARAGAIAPCDVTVPAQNTGLGPEKTSFFQALGITTKISRGTIEILSDVQLIKTGDKVGASEATLLNMLNISPFSFGLVIQQVFDNGSIYNPEVLDITEESLHKRFLEGVRNVASVCLQIGYPTIASVPHSIINGYKRVLAVAVETDYSFPLAEKVKAFLADPSAFVAAAPVVAETAAPAAAAAAPAKEAPKEESEESDEDMGFGLFD